The DNA window GATATCCGTAGTTAACCTTGCTGCGGCGCTTTATTCGATAGGCTATATGGAGAAGGATGTCGAGGCGGGGACGATAAAGGAGAGGAAGGCGGGCGCCTATTACGGGCTCTTTAATCTCTTCGCGTTCACTATGTATTTCGTGACGGTCGTGAATAACCTCGGCATGCTCTGGGTCGCGATCGAGATGACGACCCTCGTTTCCGCGTTCCTGGTGGGTTTCTACAACAACAAGAGATCCATCGAGGCGGCCTGGAAATATATAATAATATGCTCGGTAGGCATAACGCTTGCCCTTTTGGGGACGATATTATTTTATTATACCGCCTCGCGCGACGGGGGGATATCGAGCCTGAACTGGACCGACATGATGGACGCGGCGGGAAAGCTCGACCCGAAGGTGTTGAAGGTCGCGTTCCTTTTCATCCTTGTCGGATACGGGACCAAGGCCGGCCTCGCGCCCATGCATACCTGGCTCCCTGACGCGCACAGCCAGGCGCCGGCGCCGATAAGCGCGCTCCTCTCCGGCGTGCTCCTTAAGACGGCTATCTACGCGATAATCAGGTTCACTTCCATAATAAATATCTGCATCGGCACGTCATATTCGGACGGGCTGCTTATCTTCTTCGGGCTCCTTTCACTCGGCGTATCCGCGGCGTTCGTGATCGTCCAAAAGGACATCAAGCGCCTGTTCGCGTACAGCAGCGTCGAGCATATCGGCGTCATAACTTTCGGCCTGGGCATGGGCGGCGCGCTCGGGCTTTTCGGCGCGCTCTTCCACGTATTCAATCACGCGGTGACGAAATCACTCATGTTCTTCAGCGCCGGCAATGTGGTGAAAAAATATAAGACGAGCGAGATGGGCGCGATAAGGGGAGTGCTAAACGCCATGCCTTTTACCGGCATCATGCTGATAATAGGCGCGTTCGCCCTGACGGGTTCCCCGCCGTTCTCGGTATTTTTCAGCGAAGTGATGATACTCATCTCGGGTTTCGGGCAGGGGCTTTATCTCCAGTCGGCGCTCTTCCTGCTCTTTTTGGCGATAATATTCGGCGCGGTCATACACCATATAAGTAAAATAGCCTTCGGAAAGAAGCCGCAGGATATGCCGGTCTCCGGCGAACCCTTGAGCGGGAAGATGGCGTTCGTACTCCTGCTGTTATTCATATGCGCGCTCGGGTTCAAGCTGCCCGCGCTTTTCAGCGGGCTTATTACTTCGGCGATAGAGATAATAAGAGGGGCATGATGGGCTTCAGGGATGAATTATATATAGACGTAAAACCGGAAGAGTTCAGGAGCAAGTGCCTGGAACTCCACAAAAAACTTTCTTCTCCTGTGATGATGTATTTCGCGGTCGACGAGAGGAAAGAGAAGGGATCATTTGCGGTCTATTGCGCCTTCCTCGACGCGGCGGATAAGAGGTGGGCATTTGTCAGGATGTACCTGCCCCAGGACGGACCCGCATTCGAGTCGGTCTCAAAAGACATATTTTCCGCGTCCCTCTTCGAAAGGGAGATAAGGGAGATGTTCGGGATCGAGCCGCGGGGGAATCCCGACCTGAGAAGGCTCAATCTCCACGAGGAGGTCTGGCCCGAGGGATTTTATCCCCTGCGCAAGGATTTTACCCCTCCGGAGCGCGCGCGGAAAGCCGAGGGTTCGTACAAATTCAGGAAAGTCGAAGGAGAAGGCATCTTCGAGGTGCCGGTCGGCCCGGTCCATGCCGGGATAATCGGCCCGGGCCATTTCAGGTTCAGCGCGGCCGGTGAACCGATAATAAATCTTGAGGCGAGGCTCGGGTTTACCCATCGCGGGGTCGAGAAGATCTTTGAAGGTATGCCTTCGGCCGGGTCGGCTGAGGCTGTTTGTTTTTCCGAGCGCGTCTCAGGCGATTCCGCGTTCGCTTACAGCACGGCATATTGCTCGGCAGTAGAGAAGATATACGGTATACGCGTCCCGGAACGGGCGCAGTACATAAGGGCGATATTCCTCGAGCTTGAGAGGATGTATAACCACGCGAACGATATCGGGGGAATGGCCCTCGACGTGGGTTTCAGTTTCCCGAACGCGTTCGCCTCGGTAGTAAAAGAAAAGATCCTTGCCCTCAACGAGAAGATGTCCGGCAGCAGGTACCTCAAAGGCGTAAATACCGTAGGCGGAGTGAACAGGGACCTGAGCGGGTCCGAGAGGATGGCCCTGGCGGATTCGCTTGCCGGGATATCTAAGGACCTCGAAGAGCTCAAGGCCATGCTCAAATCAAGCATATCCTTCATGGACAGGGTCGATAAGACAGGCATATTAAAGAAGAAGACCGCCGCAGACCTCGGCATAGTCGGCCTCGCGGCGCGCGCGTCGGGCATCCCGATGGACCTGAGGAATACTTTTCCCGGCGTTTACGCCGCCGCGAATTTCAACCTCATAAAAGAGGAAGAGGGCGATGTCCTCGCCCGCCTTAACCTGCGCCTGCGGGAAGCCTCCGAATCGGCGCGCCTCATAAAAGAATTTGTCAGGATCATGAACCAGGGCGACACATCGCCCGCGAAGAAGATCGAACCGGCGGCGGGCTGCGGGATCGGCCATGCCGAAGGCTGGCGGGGCCCGGTCCTCTTCTGGATAAAGACAGGCGCCTCAGGCCGGATAGAGAGATGCAAGATAGTCGACCCGTCTTTCCATAACTGGCAGGGGTTGTGTTTCGCGGTCCTGGGGAATATCATCCCCGATTTCCCTCTGTGCAATAAGAGCTTCGACCTATCGTATCCGGGGAATGACCTATGAAAAATATATTTAAGAACAGAATGATCAAGGGGATGGTCACCATCCCGGTAGGGAAAGACGCCGATGAGGCCGATAAGCTCGGCGTAGAATTAAAAGCGCGGATACAAAAGAGGTTCGGCAGGTCTTTCCATATACGGGAGGTCGATACCGGTTCATGCAACGGCTGCGAATCCGAGATAATCGCGACCACGAACCCCATTTATGATATCCAGCGGTTCGGTATCGACTTTGTCGCGTCCCCGCGCCATGCCGACGCGCTGCTCGTGACCGGACCGGTATCGAAGAATATGGCGCTGGCGCTGCGCAGGACCTACGATGCGATGGCCGAGCCGAAATTCGTCATAACCCTGGGCGATTGCGCCCTCGACGGCGGCGCGTTCAAGGATTCATATTACGTCGCCGGCGGGGTAAAAGAGATACTTCCCGTAGACCTGCATATCCCCGGCTGCCCGCCGTCGCCTCTTGCCATAATAAAATCACTCTTGGACTTTCTAAGCGCATAGAGTATAATCGTTGGTGATATGGAAGACCGCCATTCGGACGATACTCTAAAAGTTATCAATCGCCGGCACAGCGTCAGGCAATTCCTGGAGAGGCCGGTCGACGATTCCCTTATTAAGGCGGTGCTCGACGCCGCGAATAAGGCGCCGTCGGCGCATAACCAGCAGTCGTGGCGTTTCATCGTCGTGCGCGGCGAGAAAAAGCAGCAGCTGGCCCAGCTCGTTGTGGATAAGTCCCCGGGATTCCCGAAGCCGTCCTCTTCCATACTCCGTATGGCGGCGAGGAGCATAAGCAACGCTCCGGTCGTCATCGCGGTCATGAACACGGGCACGCTGATAAGCCGCGGGACAGAACTGTTCAAGATAGAAAAAGACAAGGCGAAGGATTTTTTCCGGACGATGGAGATACAAAGCTCTTCCGCGGCGGTCGAGAACCTGCTTATCGCCGCGACCTCCCTCGGCCTCGGCAGCGTATGGCTCGGGATATTGTTCTTGATAAAAGATGAGATCCTGTCGTTCTTCGGTGAGGCAAAAGGGGAATTTATGGCGGTCATCCCAGTCGGTTATCCGGCCAAAGAACAGGAAGGCCCCAAGAAAAAATCGCTGGAATATGTCGTGAGGTATATTGAAAAATGACAAAAGAAGATATTATCAAGTTCATCAACGCGAATCTCGTCTGCCATCTCGCCACAACCGAAGGGGACCAGCCCCACGTCAGGGGCATGATGGCGTACCGGGCGGACGAGAAAGGGATAATATTCCACACCGGTAATTTGAAAGACCTGTTCAAGCAGGTCTGCGACAACCCCCTGGTCGAGGCCTGTTTCTTCGATCCCAATACCAACACGCAGGTCAGGGTGAAGGGCAAGGCCGTCATAATATACGACGATAACCTGAAGAGGGAGATCGTCGCGGCAAGGCCGTTTTTGAAACCCTGGGTCGAGGAGCTCGGCCTCGATCTGATAGTGACCTTCAGGATAACGGATTGCCGCGCCTGCGTCTGGACGTTCGGGACGAATTTTGCGCCCAAGGAATACGTCAAGATCTCCGACTGATACTTATGCTGACGATCGGAAAGCTCAACCTGAAGTCCAGCCTCATCCTCGCCCCTATGGCGGGCATAACCGACCTGCCGTACCGCATGCTCAACCGCAAGTTCGGCGCCGAGCTCGCATTTACCGAGATGGTCAACGCGCGCTCGTTAAGCTACAGCAATGTCAAGGCGCTCGAGATGCTCGGATCGGCGAAAGGCGACAGGCCGCTCGGCATCCAGCTCGTCGGGAACGAGCCCGAATATCTTAACCGCGCGGTAGAAAAACTCCATAAATACAGGTTCGATATCCTCGATTTCAACGCAGCCTGCCCGGAGAGAAAGGTCACCGCAAAGGGAGAGGGCGCCGCCCTTCTTAAAGACCTGAAAAAATTAAAACGCCTCCTTAAGATACTCGTCAGGGAATCGAAATGGCCGGTCACGGTCAAGCTTCGCTCCGGTTGGGACAAGAATAGCGTAAACGCCGCGGATGCGGCTTTGCATGCCGAGGACGCGGGCGTGGCCGCAATATTCATCCACGGCAGGACGCGCAACCAGCTCTACGGCGGCCAGGCCGATTACGGCATAATAAGGAAGGTAAAAGGCGCCGTCAGGGTCCCGGTCATCGGAAGCGGCGACGTCTTGTCAGGGCCGCTCGCGAAGAAGATGTTCGATGAGACCGGCTGCGACGCGATACTCCTTGCGCGCGGCGCGCTGGGGAACCCATGGCTGTTCAAAGAGGTAGAGGCTTATCTTAAGGATGGCTCTGTGCCGGAAAGGCCGTCAAAAGAGGTCATAATAAAGACGATGGTTAGTCATCTCAATGCCTCGGTCAAATGCTTCGGCGCGAAGAGGAGCATCCCGTTCTTCCGGAAATTCTTCTGCTGGTATACCAAGGGGCTCGATAACGTCCGCCCGCTGCGCGTAAAAGCATGCGCCGCTGAGACAAAGAAAGAAATGCTTGATATAATAAACGAAATTAACATATAATCTAATAAGGAAGGGCTAATATGAGACCAAAAAGGATAGCGATACTTACCGGCGGCGGGGACTGCCCGGGCCTGAACGCGGTCATACGCGCCGTGGCTAAAAAAGCCATGGGCGAGGGGCGCGAGGTCGTGGGGATCAAGGACGGTTACAAGGGCCTCGTTGAAAACAATTTCAAGAAACTCGATAATTCCGATGTCTCGGGTATCCTCACCCTGGGAGGCACGATACTCGGCACGTCCAATATCGCCAACCCTTACCGTTACGCCATAGAAGGCAAGGGCTGCAAGGTCACCTTCAAGGATTACCACAAGAGAGCCATAAATAATTTTAAGAACTCGAAAGCCGACGCGCTGGTGGCTATCGGCGGGGACGGGACGCTAAGCATAGCCTATCGGCTTTATGAAGACGGCATCCCGGTAATCGGTGTCCCTAAGACGATAGATAACGATATCCTCGGCACCGACATCACGTTCGGTTTCGATACGGCCGTATGGGTGGCGACCGAAGGCATAGACAGGATACACACGACCGCGCAATCGCATCATCGCGCGATGATAATAGAGGTCATGGGGCGGACCGCGGGCTGGATAGCCCTGCACTCCGGGGTTGCCGGCGGCGGCGATATCATACTCATCCCCGAGATCCCCTACGATATCAATGTGGTCGTCAAAAAGATAAAAGATAGGCACCGCAGGGGAAAGAGGTTCAGCATAATAGTGATATCCGAAGGCGCGAAGCCGAAGGGCGGGGATGTTGTAGTAAAGAGGGTGGTAAAGGAGAGTTTCGAGTCGGTCAGGCTCGGCGGCGTAAGCTTTGTTCTCGGCAGCCAGATCGAGAAATTAGCGTGCGGCATCGAGTCGCGCGCTGTAGTGATGGGCCATCTACAAAGGGGCGGTTCGCCCACGCCTTTCGACCGCGTATTAGCCACACAGCTCGGCACAAGGGCGGTGGATTTCATAAACGAAGGCGCGTTCGGCCATATGGTCGCGGTCAGGAACAATGAGTTTGTGAAAGTCTCGCTCAGTGAAGTAGCCGGGGGCAAAAGGCTTGTCCCGAGGAACCATCCGCTCGTCGCGTCAGCGCGCGCGGTCGGGACCTGCTTCGGGGATTAAGGATCCAAGGAGGGAAGATGAAGAGCATACTGATAGCGCTTTTGCGCACCCGCAGTAGATCGGCGGTGAATTTCCAGAAAGTCCTCACCAAATACGGTTGTTTCGTGAAGACGCGCCTCGGCATCCACGACGGCGTCCTTAACCAATGCTCCGATGTTGGCCTGATAATTCTAGAACTCGTCGGTGACAGCAAGAAAAAGAAGGAACTCGCCAAAAGGCTTAATGCCATTCCCGGCGTCACCGCGAAACTCGTCGAGATCACTCTTAAAAAATAACCCATGCCGCGATACACAGCCAAAGAGATATTAAAGAAACTCAAATCCCTTTCGAACCCCAAAAATATCGAGGGAATGTCGCGCTTCGGCATCAGTTCCAAAAATACCCTCGGCGTATCTATACCAAATCTCAGGAAGATAGCGAAAGAGACAGGCAAAGACCACGCGCTCGCGCAAAAACTGTGGGCATCAGGCATCCACGAGGCGCGCATCCTCGCCGGTATGGTAGCCGATCCCGATAAGGTCACGCACAAAGAGATGGACAAGTGGGCGAAGGATTTCGATTCGTGGGATGTCTGCGACCAGGTATGTTCGAACCTTTTTTCTTATACGCCGGTCGCCCACAAGAAGACCATCGAATGGAGCAGGAAGAAAGAAGAATATTATAAGCGGTCGGGTTTCGCGCTGATGGCCTGCCTCGCGGTCCATGACAAGAAGGCGAAAGACGCGGCATTCATGGTTTATTTTCCCGTAATAAAGAGGGAGTCTACCGACGAGCGCAATTACGTCAGGAAAGCCGTCAACTGGGCCCTGCGCCAGATCGGCAAGCGCAACTCGAAACTCAGGAAAGCCGCGCTTAAAGCTGCCAAAGAGATATATAATATAGACTCGAAGGCCGCCCGCTGGATCGCCGCGGACGCGATAAGGGAGTTAAAGAATAGATGAGCAGGAGATTCATGCTCCTGGCCGTTAAAGAGGCCGCGAAGAACCTCAAGAAGATGGGCGGCGGGCCGTTCGGCGCCTGCATCGTCAAAGGTAACAGGGTGATTGCCGTTGCGCGAAACTCCGTCCTGAAAAATGACGCGACATGCCATGCCGAGATGAATGCCATACGTCTTGCCTCGCGCAAATTAAAGACCTTCGACCTTTCAGGATGCGTTATTTATTCTACGACAGAGCCGTGCCCGATGTGTTTTTCCGCGATACACTGGGCCCGGATAGATAAGATAATCTACGGCACGTCGACGAAAGACGCCAAAAAGATCGGTTTCAACGAGCTCGAGATAACCGACAGCCGTCTCAAATCCCTGGGAAAGAGCAGGGTAAAACTTGTCCCGGGATATATGCGTAAAGAATGCCTCGAACTCCTCAATAAATTCAATGGACTTCCAAATAAGAAATTATATTAAGATCTACCTCTGGGCAGTCGCGATCTCCCTGGTCGCCTTCTTCGCCTATAACATCCTCCAGGAAGTCTTCGGCGGCGAGCAGGCCCGGATAAAAAAATTCATAATGACCGGGAAAGCCCGTATCGAGAAGAAGAACATCCTCGGCATCTCGGATATGGTCTCCTTCAACTACAAGGACAAATACGGCAATGACCGCCCGGCTATTGTCTACGGCGCGAAGGGTTTCGTCTCGTATTATAAGGATGTCTTCATAAATATCGAGAGCGTCGATATAAAACTGAACGCGGCGAAGACAGAGGCGGACGTGGAAGTGGTCGCCCTGATAATAGGCCGCACCGGCGGGGGGACATCGGAAACGATAATGCAGGGGCTGGAAGGGGAGAAGGATAAGTTCAGGCTGAGGCTCATCAAAGAAGAAAACGGCTGGAAGCTCCTTGAGTTGGAATTCCTCCAGCCGCTAAATGTGATGGGCGAGACTATCGGCTGCGTCCCAGCGCCTTGTCGAGATTATTCTGGAGATCCGCCTTCTTCCTGAGCTCGTTGAACCAGGTTATCGAGGCGAAATATCTCTTCTGCTCCGCCATCATCTTCTTCAATTTATCTTTTTCTTCCTGGTATTTCTTCTCGTCTATGGGGACTATCGAATCCTGTTTCACGATCGCGTATCCGTCATGGACCCTGACCGCGTCGCCGAATACCTCGCCCTGTTTTAAGGAGAACGCGGCTTCCGCGAACTCGGGCGCCACGCCGAGTCCTTCTATATATTGTCCGCGCGCGAACGCGTCGGTCTTTTTGACGGATAGCGACAGCCCTTTCGCGGCCGACTCGAATGACTCTTTCTTTTCGATAGAGGCCTTTATCGCCTTCAGGGCTTCCTGCGCCTTGGTTTTTGCCGTCGCATCAGCTTTCTCCGCCTTTAAACTTTTTTCGACGGCATCCTTTACCTCGGCGAGGGCGGCCTGGCGCTCCGGCTTCTTTTCCTTTATCTTTATTATATATACGCCGGTCTTCGTTTCGATGGGGCTGCTGACCTGGCCCTCGGCAAGGGAGAGCGCGGTGTCCGCGAATTTGAGGTCGTATCCTATGGTCGGGATATTCGTCTCCCTGTTAAAAAGCCCCGTCTCTTTTACCGCGAGCGAGAACTTCTTTGCGGCCGCCGCGAGGTCCGTGTTCGCGGCTAATTCGTAGGAGACATCCTTCATCTCTTTCCTGATCTTTTGTTTAGTCTCTTCCTTGTCGTCCGGGAACGGCTTGGCGATGTATTCCGCGTTCACCTGCGCGGGTATCTTAAAGGCCTCTTTGTTCTTTTCGAAATAGGCCTTTATCTCGTCTTCGGCCGCCGCGGCCTTCGGAAGGTTATCGGCGGTCTTGAACAACGCGTAATCGGCTTTCGCCTTTTCGTTCAGGAATTTATATTCCTTGAGGACTTCATCGTCGGTGATCTTCGCGTCGCCGCTGTGTTTTTCGATCAGCTTGTCTATCGCCAGGTTCTCTTTGACCTGTCCCTCGAACTCAGCAGGGGTGAGGCCGAGGCTGTATTTCAGTATCTCCTCGTATTGCCTCTTGCTGAACCTGCCGCTCTTGTCGTTGAAGGCGGTTATTTCCTTGACGGAATCGACGATCTCCTTATCGCTGACTTTTATGCGCTCTTTTTTTGCCTCGTAGAGCATTATGAGCCTGTTCCATGCCTCGTCCTCGACCACCTTTTGTACTTTCGAATCGTCGGGCAGGTTGCCGTACCTCATTTTCAGCTGGGTCGCCGCGGCGTTATAGGCCTTCCGGAAATCGCTTATGGGGACCTTCCTGCCGAATATCTTTCCGGCCGGCGGGTTGGTCTCGTGTCCGCTGACCGCGTAGAGGCCGATGAAGGCCACTATCAAAATATAAAGAGGCACCCTTGCGTTTTCCCTGATCTGTTTGAGCATTTTAGGTTCTCCTTGGAACCCCCGTTGCGAGGGGGTATATAAAGTCAGGACATTATAACAGGAAAACCGGGGACAGGCAACCCCATTTATGGTAAGATAAAGTAAACTTTTTGCGGTCATTATACGTCTAATAAAGTAAAAGGAGGATAAGATGAGGGTATCCCAGGCAATTTTGGCGGCAGCGCTTGTCCTGATCATCGCGTCAAGCTCGGCCTTTACCGGTTATTATATCGGCAAGACGCAATCAAGGGAGCACGCCTTTGAGAGGTTCCATAAGCTGAAGGAATACGGTAAGGAGCATCCCGAGCAGTTCAAAAAGATGATGGACCGCAGGCGCGGGCAGATCCGCGAGAGGCTCGGGAAATTGAAAGAGAAGGACCCGGCGAAGTACAGGGAGATAATCCAGGGCCAGATCGAGAGGATGGAGTCGACCCTCTCGGAGCTCAAGAAGGACCTGGCGGATACGGGCAAGTAGGGGTCGAACCGATATTGGATCCTGAACTTCTGCTTATTGAACGGGCAAAAAATGGCGAGCGGGCTGCGTTCGACTCGCTTGTGGATATCTACAAGGGGAAGGCGTTCGCCCTCGCTTACAGTTTTACCGGGAACGCCGAAGATGCCAAGGACGTGCTGCAGGAGGCGTTCGTAAAGGCGTATTTGAATATCAGGAAATTCCGCGGCGGCTCGGCTTTCTATACCTGGTTTTACAGGATACTGGTGAACCAGTGCAGGGACGTCTTAAGGAAGAAGCAGTCCAGGATGAAGGTGCTTGCCGACATGCCTGAGCCCGCGGATGAGGACGATGCGGCGCCGGTAGAGGCGGTCGAGGGTGGTCCGGACCCGGGAGAGGCGCTCCTCAACAAGGAGATACGGGAAAAAGTCGACGAGGCGATAAATAGGCTGCCGGAGAAGCAGAAGATGACATTTATATTAAGACATGTGCACGGGATGAAATTGGGCGAGATCGCCGGCGTGATAAAATGCAGCGAGTCGACCGCGAAGGTCCATCTTTTTCGCGCGACAAAGAACCTGCAAAAGGCGTTATCGCCGTACATAAATACGGAGGGGGGTGGCCAATATGGCGTCGTTTAAGGATATTATGGAGATGATGGCGAAGAAGAAGGTTCCCGAGCCTCAAAAAGAGTTTTGGCTGAAGTTCGACAGGGAACTGCGCGAAAGGCTGGATGCCATAGACAGCCGTAAGTCTAGCCGCGGCTATGGGTTCGCCGAAAGCCTGGGCTGGGCCTTCTCCGCGATATTCCAGCCCAAGCCGGTCCTTGTCGCGGCGACATTAGTCGTTGCGATCAACCTGATGGTCTTCTCCCTGTCATCCGGCGGATCGGGCCTTGTCTCGGTCGCGCTCCTCTCAAGGGATGACCTCGCCGGAGAGTTCGTGCTGACGGAAGAACTGGCTTCCGGCGAAAATATCGTTGACTTTTAGGCTCGTAGAATATAGAATATGAGCCATGTCAAAGCTAAAAATAGGTTTGCCGAAAGGTAGCCTGCAAGAGGCTACCTTTAAACTGTTTAAGAAGGCCGGATTTTCCATATCCTCTTCAGAGAGGTCGTATTTTCCTTCGACCGATGACCCGGAGCTTGCCCCTGTCCTGTTGAGGGCGCAGGAGATGTCGCGGTATGTCGAAGGGGGCATCCTCGATTGCGGCATTACCGGCAATGACTGGATACTCGAGAACAAGTCCGACGTCATCCGCGTCGAAGAGCTTACCTACGCCAAACAGAGCCTCAATCCCGTAAGATGGGTCCTGGCCGTCCCGGAGAATTCCAATATACGCGGCGTAAAGGACCTCAGCGGCAAAAGGATAGCCACCGAACTCGTAAATTTCACAAAAGAATATCTTAAGAAGAAGAAAGTCGCCGCCGACGTCGAATTCTCCTGGGGCGCGACAGAGGCCAAGGTATATTCCGGCCTTGTCGACGCTATCGTCGAACTTACCGAGACCGGCTCGTCGCTGCGCGCGCACAACCTCAAGATCGTCGAGACGCTCTGCACATCGACGACCCAATTAATAGCGAACAAAAAATCCTGGAAGGACCCCTGGAAGAGGGCGAAGATAGAGAAGATCGCCATACTCCTCAAGGGCGCCATAGCCGCCGAGGAGAAGGTCGGCCTGAAGATGAACATCGCTAACAAGAACCTGAAGAAGATCCTCGGCATACTTCCGGCCATGCGCAGGCCCACGATCTCGCAGCTTAGCGTCCCCGGATGGTGCGCGATCGAGACGATCATAGACGAGAAACAGGTGCGCGAGCTCATACCCAAATTGAAACAGGCCGGGGCGGAAGGCATAATCGAATACCCGCTCAATAAAGTCATATATTAAAAGGAGGCAGTACAAGATGCCGTGCGGTAAAAAGCGCAAAAGAAGGAAGATCAGGACTCACAAGAGGAAAAAGAGGCTCCGCAGGGATAGGCACAAGAAGAAGTAGTCCTTCTTGGGACCCGGCTTTCCACAGGTGAAAAAGTATATTTTCGTTGCCATAACAGGGGTGGCCCTTTTTGCCATAATAAAAGGGTCACCTCTCTATTGCAGGTCTTCCGAGCGCCTCTCCGATTACGATACCCTTTTTTCCGAAGGCCAAAAATCGAAGAGCGCCGATACGAAGTCCTATGCCCATTTTCTCATGGGCAACATGCTCGACAACGAATCGAAGTTCGAGCAGGCCATCGAGGAATACAAGAAGGCCCTGCAGCAGGACCCCAAGTCCTCGACCATAAATACGTGCATAGCGCTCGATTACATCCGGCTCAACAAGTCCGAGGATGCGGAGAAATACCTCAATATCGCGATCGAGAGCGACCCTTCGGACGTCAATGCCCGCTTTACCCTCGCCCTCCTCTACACGATAACGAAGAAATTCGATAAGGCCGCCCAGCAATATGAGGAGATAGTAAAAAAGGATCCGCACGACATCAAAGCCCTCGCCTCGCTC is part of the Candidatus Omnitrophota bacterium genome and encodes:
- a CDS encoding RNA polymerase sigma factor → MDPELLLIERAKNGERAAFDSLVDIYKGKAFALAYSFTGNAEDAKDVLQEAFVKAYLNIRKFRGGSAFYTWFYRILVNQCRDVLRKKQSRMKVLADMPEPADEDDAAPVEAVEGGPDPGEALLNKEIREKVDEAINRLPEKQKMTFILRHVHGMKLGEIAGVIKCSESTAKVHLFRATKNLQKALSPYINTEGGGQYGVV
- a CDS encoding SurA N-terminal domain-containing protein, whose protein sequence is MLKQIRENARVPLYILIVAFIGLYAVSGHETNPPAGKIFGRKVPISDFRKAYNAAATQLKMRYGNLPDDSKVQKVVEDEAWNRLIMLYEAKKERIKVSDKEIVDSVKEITAFNDKSGRFSKRQYEEILKYSLGLTPAEFEGQVKENLAIDKLIEKHSGDAKITDDEVLKEYKFLNEKAKADYALFKTADNLPKAAAAEDEIKAYFEKNKEAFKIPAQVNAEYIAKPFPDDKEETKQKIRKEMKDVSYELAANTDLAAAAKKFSLAVKETGLFNRETNIPTIGYDLKFADTALSLAEGQVSSPIETKTGVYIIKIKEKKPERQAALAEVKDAVEKSLKAEKADATAKTKAQEALKAIKASIEKKESFESAAKGLSLSVKKTDAFARGQYIEGLGVAPEFAEAAFSLKQGEVFGDAVRVHDGYAIVKQDSIVPIDEKKYQEEKDKLKKMMAEQKRYFASITWFNELRKKADLQNNLDKALGRSR
- the hisG gene encoding ATP phosphoribosyltransferase — translated: MSKLKIGLPKGSLQEATFKLFKKAGFSISSSERSYFPSTDDPELAPVLLRAQEMSRYVEGGILDCGITGNDWILENKSDVIRVEELTYAKQSLNPVRWVLAVPENSNIRGVKDLSGKRIATELVNFTKEYLKKKKVAADVEFSWGATEAKVYSGLVDAIVELTETGSSLRAHNLKIVETLCTSTTQLIANKKSWKDPWKRAKIEKIAILLKGAIAAEEKVGLKMNIANKNLKKILGILPAMRRPTISQLSVPGWCAIETIIDEKQVRELIPKLKQAGAEGIIEYPLNKVIY